The genomic window TGGGGGATATCAACCGGTACCGTCCAGCAACCAGCACCTGTGCACACCTATCTCGAATTGTGGCCCGCTCCGACTGCCGCGGCGGCGACATCATCGGGCTCATCGCCTCGTTACGTGCGTCGGGTTGCGCGGCGTGATCAGGATATCCGTACGCCGGGCTTCCGATCGCCCGGCCCGCTGCACGGGTGCCGGATCCGGCCAGTCGGGGGCCGGACCTGCCTGTTCTCACGGCTCGGCGAGCCGGCCGAGCACAGCGGCGGCGGTGAATTCCGCCTGCCCGCCCGCGAAGAGCAGTTCCGCTCCGGCCAACACGGCCTCGTCCGGGGCCGCTTCGGCGTCCGGAATCGCGACGCAGCGCATCCCGGCCGCGTGCGCCGCCCGCACGCCCGGCCCCGCGTCCTCCAGGACCACGCAGGAAGAGGGCTCCGCACCCAGCCGCCGGGCCGCCTCCACGAACACGTCGGGTTCGGGCTTCCCGTGCGCCACCTCCTCGGCGGACACGTGCACGGGGAGATATGCGTCGAGTCCGGTGACCGCGAGCACGGCGGCGATCGCGGCACGGGACGACCCCGAGGCGACCGCCATCGGGACTCCGCCCGCGTGGAGCCGTTCCACGAGGGCGCGCATCTCGGGGAAGACGGTGGTGGACGTCCCGGCGAGCTCCAGGTACAGGGCGTTCTTTCCGGCCAGGAGTTCGTCGACGGGTGCCTCGATGCCGTACTCCGCGCGCAGGACCGTGAGCGTCTCGCGGGTGCCGATCCCGATGAATCGGGTGTGGTTCTCCCAGCTGAAGTCCCCTACGCCGTAACGGGCGAGGAGCCGGCGTCCCGCCTCGTAGTAGCTCGGCTCGCTGTCGACGAGGGTCCCGTCCAGGTCGAACAGGACGGAGAGGGCCGGGACGCCCGGGCTCTTCATGGCCCCCGAGCATGCCCGACACCGTTCAGGCGGGGCCGGCGGTCACCTGTCCCACGGCCTCGACCAGCGGGAGCACCCGGTACGCCACCCGCTCGCGCAGTGCGACCTCCGTCCGGGTCCTGACGACGCCGGGGAGCTGGATCAGGTGCTGGATCACATCCTCGAGGTGCCCGTTGTCACGCGCCACGACGCGGGTCAGCAGATCCCCGCCGCCGGTCGTCGAGAACGCCTCGATGATCTCCGGGACGGCCGCCAGCGCGTCCCCCACCTCGTCCAGGTGCCCCTGGGTGACCTCCAAGTGCACGAAGGCGAGCACCGGGTGGC from Streptomyces sp. NBC_01341 includes these protein-coding regions:
- a CDS encoding HAD family hydrolase — protein: MKSPGVPALSVLFDLDGTLVDSEPSYYEAGRRLLARYGVGDFSWENHTRFIGIGTRETLTVLRAEYGIEAPVDELLAGKNALYLELAGTSTTVFPEMRALVERLHAGGVPMAVASGSSRAAIAAVLAVTGLDAYLPVHVSAEEVAHGKPEPDVFVEAARRLGAEPSSCVVLEDAGPGVRAAHAAGMRCVAIPDAEAAPDEAVLAGAELLFAGGQAEFTAAAVLGRLAEP
- a CDS encoding Lrp/AsnC family transcriptional regulator codes for the protein MAVDALDTRILRLLIEQPRTSVREYARVLGVARGTLQARLDRLERDGVITGTGPVLSPAALGHPVLAFVHLEVTQGHLDEVGDALAAVPEIIEAFSTTGGGDLLTRVVARDNGHLEDVIQHLIQLPGVVRTRTEVALRERVAYRVLPLVEAVGQVTAGPA